From the genome of Schaalia dentiphila ATCC 17982, one region includes:
- the hemE gene encoding uroporphyrinogen decarboxylase encodes MTTPPLIAALTGQRGPTPVWFMRQAGRSLPEYRELRADVGLPMLEACLRPDVAAEATVQPVRRHGVDAGIFFSDIMVPLRLAGVGVEIEPGVGPVLDHPYRTRESIDELLSHRYGEGSWTDSTGRARDCAEGAQSVRDGVATAVRELGSTSLIGFGGAPFTLAAYMVEGRPSRDHMAARSLAASDPGAWDALMNWCAWVSADFITAQIEAGASAAQLFDSWVGSLSPRTYRESVAPYSRLVAQRVAGAVSPVTGERAPLIHFGTGSAPILADMAEVGVDCVGVDWKTDLSWAVTQVPGKAVQGNLDPALLQAPWHVIEQAVRDILDAGRSAPGHVFNLGHGVPPTTDPDVLTRIVELVHELGDER; translated from the coding sequence ATGACAACGCCCCCGCTGATCGCCGCCCTGACCGGGCAACGCGGGCCCACCCCCGTGTGGTTCATGCGTCAGGCCGGACGCTCCCTGCCTGAGTACCGCGAGCTGCGCGCCGACGTCGGCCTGCCCATGCTCGAGGCCTGCCTGCGCCCCGACGTGGCCGCCGAGGCAACGGTGCAGCCCGTGCGGCGCCACGGCGTGGACGCGGGTATCTTCTTTTCGGATATCATGGTCCCCCTGCGCCTGGCCGGGGTGGGTGTCGAGATTGAGCCGGGGGTTGGCCCGGTCCTTGATCATCCCTATCGCACGCGCGAGAGCATCGATGAGCTGCTGAGTCATCGTTACGGGGAGGGGTCCTGGACCGATTCCACCGGTCGCGCGCGTGACTGCGCCGAGGGAGCCCAGTCCGTGCGCGACGGCGTCGCAACGGCGGTGCGCGAGCTGGGCTCCACGTCGCTCATTGGATTCGGCGGCGCCCCCTTCACCCTGGCCGCATACATGGTCGAGGGGCGTCCTTCGCGCGATCACATGGCCGCGCGGTCGCTCGCGGCGTCCGACCCGGGCGCGTGGGATGCTCTCATGAACTGGTGTGCGTGGGTGAGCGCCGACTTTATTACCGCTCAGATCGAGGCCGGCGCCAGCGCCGCGCAGCTCTTCGACTCGTGGGTGGGGTCTCTCTCGCCTCGTACCTATAGGGAATCCGTCGCGCCGTATTCGCGCTTGGTTGCGCAGCGCGTCGCGGGTGCCGTCAGCCCGGTGACCGGTGAGCGCGCTCCGCTCATCCACTTCGGGACGGGCAGCGCGCCGATCCTGGCCGACATGGCCGAGGTCGGTGTCGACTGCGTGGGCGTGGACTGGAAGACGGACCTGTCGTGGGCCGTCACTCAGGTGCCTGGGAAGGCCGTGCAGGGGAATTTGGATCCTGCGCTGCTTCAGGCTCCGTGGCACGTTATCGAACAGGCTGTTCGAGATATTCTCGACGCCGGACGCTCCGCCCCCGGCCATGTCTTCAACCTCGGGCACGGCGTGCCACCCACGACCGACCCGGACGTGCTGACGCGCATCGTGGAGCTGGTGCATGAGCTGGGTGACGAACGATGA
- a CDS encoding protoporphyrinogen/coproporphyrinogen oxidase, which yields MNPLEAIPSHPGAVVVGGGIAGLVSAWELARAGVRPLLVEARGYLGGLIARGTVGGANVDLGAETYVVRGTDTSSIVEALGLTSVEPAGSGARLYAPALRGGWELRPFLRDSFLGIPAHPDAPDCAHVLGEAGVRRALEDRSMGGGIGMDEAGETLAGFVAARMGEAVLERSVRPIIAGIYTADPSVLATDTVAPGLRADTARHGSLAAAVAARLAAAGSRRTPEACVEGGMFVLVDALRAAIEEAGGTVLTRVGAFSLRREAAGWTLECGPTKPGSTPGAEPVPSGPGVSVTTERLVLACSANAALRLLTEARIPGLVPDMSVPEGAPIARLTLAVRAPELDDAPVSQGLLVAPAPADERPVAAKALSHLNVKWPWLADQLPPHTHLLRLSYGRLGEAEPAVTVEGTLRDIRTLTGVTIAAEAVTDHLLARWNGTLPPLPPEYRGCVRALEEQVRPLGGVALTGAWVAGTGIASVVTHARAGAKGLL from the coding sequence ATGAACCCCCTGGAGGCCATCCCCAGCCACCCCGGCGCGGTCGTCGTCGGCGGTGGCATCGCCGGCCTCGTGAGCGCGTGGGAATTGGCTCGCGCGGGCGTGCGTCCCCTCCTCGTCGAGGCGCGCGGCTACCTGGGCGGTCTCATCGCTCGGGGCACGGTCGGCGGAGCGAACGTGGACCTGGGCGCGGAGACATACGTCGTGCGTGGCACCGACACCTCCTCGATTGTGGAGGCCCTGGGGCTGACCTCGGTCGAGCCTGCCGGATCGGGCGCCCGCCTCTACGCCCCCGCCCTGCGCGGCGGCTGGGAGCTGCGTCCCTTCCTGCGCGATTCGTTCCTGGGAATCCCGGCCCACCCGGACGCGCCCGACTGCGCCCATGTGCTCGGCGAGGCCGGGGTGCGCCGCGCGCTCGAGGATCGCTCGATGGGTGGCGGCATCGGCATGGACGAGGCCGGGGAGACTCTGGCCGGTTTCGTGGCCGCGCGCATGGGGGAGGCCGTGCTGGAGCGCTCGGTGCGGCCGATCATCGCGGGCATCTACACTGCCGATCCTTCCGTGCTGGCAACCGACACGGTCGCTCCCGGCCTGCGCGCCGACACTGCCCGTCACGGATCCCTGGCCGCTGCGGTCGCTGCGCGTCTGGCCGCCGCCGGATCGCGCCGCACCCCCGAAGCCTGCGTCGAGGGCGGCATGTTCGTCCTCGTCGACGCGCTGAGGGCTGCCATCGAAGAGGCCGGGGGAACCGTCCTGACCCGCGTGGGCGCGTTCTCACTGAGGCGGGAGGCCGCGGGATGGACCCTCGAGTGCGGGCCGACCAAGCCCGGGTCCACCCCCGGAGCTGAACCCGTGCCGAGCGGGCCGGGGGTGAGCGTTACGACGGAGCGCCTCGTCCTCGCCTGCAGCGCCAACGCCGCCCTGCGCTTGCTGACCGAGGCGCGCATCCCCGGCCTCGTGCCCGATATGAGCGTTCCCGAGGGTGCGCCCATCGCGCGCCTCACCCTGGCCGTGCGCGCCCCCGAGCTGGACGACGCGCCCGTCTCCCAGGGCCTCCTGGTTGCGCCCGCCCCCGCCGACGAGCGGCCGGTGGCGGCAAAGGCGCTGTCCCACCTCAACGTCAAGTGGCCCTGGCTCGCCGACCAACTCCCGCCCCACACGCACCTGCTGCGCCTGTCCTACGGGCGCCTCGGCGAGGCCGAACCCGCCGTCACCGTCGAGGGGACCCTGCGCGACATCCGCACGCTCACCGGCGTCACCATCGCCGCCGAGGCCGTCACCGACCACCTCCTCGCCCGCTGGAACGGCACGCTCCCACCCCTGCCGCCAGAGTATCGCGGCTGCGTGAGAGCGCTCGAGGAACAGGTGCGTCCCCTGGGGGGAGTGGCGCTCACGGGCGCCTGGGTCGCGGGAACCGGCATCGCCTCCGTTGTCACACACGCCCGCGCGGGTGCGAAAGGACTGCTATGA
- the hemC gene encoding hydroxymethylbilane synthase, translated as MTTRTFVLGTRGSRLALAQSTTVARAIEEAGARLGEEVRVNLEVVRTHGDVSAAPLAALGGVGVFAAQLRLALLGGECDLAVHSFKDLPTAPTPGLRIAAVPQREDPRDALCAADGATLASLPEGALVGTGSPRRAAQVLAARPDLFVCDLRGNVPTRLSRVRGLDLGADAGTAPSALGTGERLDAVVLALAGLRRIGLDAHATDVLDPAIMMPAASQGALAIETRDEDDPLLRALLGTLNHRPTALAASAERAVLSALGAGCAAPVGAFARVDEASSVLLLDARVMSVDGRERVEASGSLALTDSVGLDEAARLGEDVVRQLLAGGAAEVTDLGATKAPRQSS; from the coding sequence ATGACCACGCGGACATTCGTTCTGGGAACCAGGGGATCGCGCCTGGCGCTCGCCCAATCCACCACCGTCGCGCGGGCGATCGAAGAGGCCGGGGCCCGCCTCGGCGAGGAGGTGCGCGTCAATCTGGAGGTCGTGCGCACGCACGGCGACGTATCAGCGGCACCCCTGGCAGCGCTTGGAGGCGTCGGTGTGTTCGCCGCGCAGCTGCGGCTCGCCCTCCTCGGAGGAGAATGCGATCTGGCCGTCCACTCCTTCAAAGACCTGCCCACCGCCCCCACGCCGGGCCTGCGCATCGCGGCCGTCCCGCAGCGCGAAGACCCCCGCGACGCCCTGTGCGCAGCCGACGGGGCGACTCTGGCATCCCTGCCGGAGGGCGCGCTCGTCGGCACGGGCTCACCCAGGCGCGCCGCCCAGGTGCTCGCCGCGCGCCCCGACCTGTTTGTCTGCGACCTGCGCGGCAACGTCCCCACGAGGCTCTCGCGCGTGCGCGGCCTCGACCTGGGTGCCGACGCGGGCACCGCGCCCTCCGCCCTCGGTACGGGTGAGCGCCTCGACGCGGTCGTCCTCGCGCTTGCCGGGCTGCGGCGCATCGGTCTTGACGCCCACGCCACCGACGTGCTCGACCCAGCGATCATGATGCCCGCCGCCTCGCAGGGCGCCCTCGCCATCGAAACGCGCGACGAGGACGACCCCCTCCTGCGCGCCCTCCTGGGCACCCTCAACCATCGGCCGACTGCGCTCGCGGCCAGCGCCGAGCGGGCCGTCCTCTCCGCCCTGGGTGCGGGGTGCGCGGCGCCGGTGGGTGCGTTCGCTCGCGTGGACGAGGCCTCCTCGGTCCTCTTGCTCGACGCGCGCGTGATGAGCGTCGACGGGCGCGAGCGGGTCGAGGCGAGTGGCTCGCTCGCGCTCACGGACTCGGTTGGTCTGGACGAGGCCGCCCGCCTCGGCGAGGACGTGGTGCGCCAGCTGCTCGCGGGAGGCGCCGCCGAGGTTACCGACTTGGGAGCGACGAAAGCGCCGAGGCAATCCTCGTGA
- a CDS encoding uroporphyrinogen-III synthase, with amino-acid sequence MNEPHASAPHASAPHASAPLTGRRILLTRAKSDDAIARALRTAGAQVDALALTVSTPLDSAQLNAARDRLADGGFAWVVFSSWRAARAVVSGLPQARSLGTRIAAVGEATARWISDHAGVSADVTGAGSAAALLECFPAPASGARPILIPRSAAAPDTLPDGLRALGWSVEAVDAYTTTHADAADIPDDIAGNFRAGHYDAAVLTASSQARALPPLLGLPPPTTRVVTIGAPTAATASRQGIAVAAQASSPTPDAIVRALIDALDRPAHADAPEERDS; translated from the coding sequence GTGAACGAGCCCCACGCGAGCGCACCCCACGCGAGCGCACCCCACGCGAGCGCACCCCTGACCGGGCGGCGGATCCTCCTGACCCGCGCCAAGTCCGATGACGCCATCGCGCGCGCTCTGCGGACGGCCGGGGCTCAGGTGGATGCTCTCGCCCTCACTGTGTCGACGCCGCTCGACTCCGCGCAGCTCAATGCGGCCCGTGACCGGCTCGCTGACGGCGGATTCGCGTGGGTTGTGTTCTCCTCCTGGAGGGCCGCGCGGGCCGTCGTTTCTGGCCTTCCACAAGCGCGCTCGCTCGGCACGCGCATCGCCGCCGTCGGCGAGGCCACGGCCCGATGGATCAGCGACCACGCGGGTGTGAGTGCGGACGTGACCGGAGCCGGATCCGCCGCCGCGCTGCTCGAATGCTTCCCTGCCCCGGCCTCCGGTGCGCGCCCGATCCTCATCCCCCGGTCGGCGGCAGCGCCCGACACGCTGCCAGACGGGCTACGCGCTCTCGGCTGGAGCGTCGAGGCCGTCGACGCCTACACCACCACTCACGCTGACGCCGCCGATATTCCCGACGATATCGCGGGGAATTTCCGCGCGGGGCACTACGACGCGGCGGTCCTCACCGCCTCCTCCCAGGCGCGCGCCCTCCCCCCGCTTCTCGGCCTGCCGCCCCCCACAACCCGGGTTGTGACCATCGGCGCACCCACCGCAGCCACCGCCAGTCGGCAGGGGATCGCGGTCGCGGCCCAGGCCTCGTCCCCCACACCCGATGCCATCGTCCGCGCCCTCATCGACGCCCTCGACCGCCCCGCCCACGCCGACGCACCTGAAGAAAGAGACTCATGA
- the hemB gene encoding porphobilinogen synthase, with amino-acid sequence MTTVPESVTSYLAEAGVDSSPIPTIRPRRLRSTPAMRALVRETHVDPAKLIWPVFVRDDIDEPREIAAMPGQYQHTIDSLRRAAAEAAEAGVGAIDLFGVPARRDAIGSQAWAEDGILNRGLAAVRAEVGDALVVCADTCLDEFTDHGHCGLLDSEGGVDNDATLPLYQAMAISQARAGAHMVSPSGMMDGQVAAIRAALDQAGHADVAILAYSAKYASAYFGPFREAVGSTLKGNRRTYQQDPANRREGLFEALLDAAEGADMLMVKPAGPYLDVLANVAAASDIPVAAYQVSGEYAMVEAAAANGWIDRTRVIDESLTGIFRAGADSVLTYWALEVARRTR; translated from the coding sequence ATGACCACCGTCCCCGAATCCGTTACCTCCTACCTCGCCGAGGCCGGGGTGGACTCCTCCCCGATCCCGACGATTCGCCCGCGCCGCCTGCGCTCGACCCCCGCGATGCGCGCCCTCGTGCGCGAAACCCACGTCGACCCCGCCAAGCTCATCTGGCCCGTCTTCGTGCGCGACGACATCGATGAGCCCCGCGAGATCGCCGCAATGCCGGGCCAGTACCAGCACACGATCGACTCGCTGCGCCGGGCCGCAGCCGAGGCCGCCGAAGCGGGCGTGGGTGCCATCGACCTGTTCGGCGTGCCCGCCCGCCGCGACGCGATCGGCTCCCAGGCGTGGGCGGAGGACGGGATCCTCAACCGCGGCCTCGCAGCAGTGCGCGCCGAGGTCGGCGACGCGCTCGTCGTGTGCGCGGACACCTGCCTGGACGAGTTCACCGACCACGGGCACTGCGGCCTCCTCGATTCCGAAGGGGGTGTCGACAACGACGCGACCCTGCCGCTCTACCAGGCGATGGCGATTTCCCAGGCGCGCGCGGGCGCACACATGGTGTCGCCCTCGGGCATGATGGACGGCCAGGTCGCCGCGATCCGCGCCGCCCTCGACCAGGCGGGACACGCGGACGTCGCCATCCTCGCCTACTCCGCGAAGTATGCGTCCGCCTACTTCGGGCCCTTCCGCGAGGCCGTCGGTTCCACGCTCAAGGGCAACCGACGCACCTACCAGCAGGACCCCGCGAACCGACGCGAGGGTCTCTTCGAGGCGCTGCTCGACGCGGCCGAGGGCGCCGACATGCTGATGGTCAAGCCCGCCGGCCCCTACCTGGACGTGCTGGCCAACGTGGCCGCCGCCTCCGACATTCCCGTCGCCGCCTACCAGGTATCCGGCGAGTATGCGATGGTCGAGGCCGCCGCCGCCAACGGGTGGATCGACCGCACCCGCGTCATCGACGAATCCCTGACCGGCATCTTCCGCGCGGGAGCCGACTCCGTCCTCACCTACTGGGCCCTCGAGGTCGCCCGCCGGACCCGCTGA
- the hemL gene encoding glutamate-1-semialdehyde 2,1-aminomutase, with protein MKVAVTTNETAFSQAKSVIPGGVDSPVRAFGGVGGTPRFIASASGARVTDVEGRSYVDLVGSWGPALLGHAHPEVVAAVQEAASRGLSFGAPTETETLLASAVRERVPFAERVRFVSTGTEATMTAIRLARGATGRDLIVKFAGNYHGHSDGLLAAAGSGVATGGLPGSAGVPEAITAQTIVLPYNDVEALRACFEQVGDSIAAVIFEGAPANMGTVPPHPGWNREIRRLCTAHGALMILDEVLTGFRVDPAGWWGLEAVAGWVDGAPSGRYSAGFVDASCVEGADWVPDLVTFGKVVGGGMPLAAVAGRADVMDLLAPLGPVYQAGTLSGNPLATVAGLRTLELADQGVYDRVNASAQEISTIVSDALSAAGVAHRLQRTGSLFSVMFGEAAASSGVYDYDQARAQEAWRYAPFFHSFLSSGVALPPSVYEVWFVSGAHGEAELDAIAAAAPAAAQAAAAAQPE; from the coding sequence ATGAAGGTAGCCGTGACTACTAACGAAACCGCATTCTCCCAAGCAAAATCCGTGATCCCTGGCGGCGTCGACTCGCCCGTGCGCGCCTTCGGTGGCGTCGGCGGCACCCCGCGCTTCATCGCGAGCGCGAGCGGCGCACGCGTCACCGACGTCGAGGGACGCTCCTATGTGGACCTTGTTGGCTCGTGGGGCCCGGCGCTGCTTGGCCACGCGCACCCCGAGGTGGTGGCAGCCGTCCAGGAGGCCGCCTCGCGTGGCCTGTCCTTCGGCGCACCCACCGAAACTGAGACGCTGCTGGCCAGCGCCGTGCGCGAGCGCGTGCCCTTCGCGGAGCGTGTCCGCTTCGTGTCCACGGGCACCGAGGCGACGATGACGGCGATCCGCCTGGCGCGCGGCGCCACCGGGCGTGACCTTATCGTGAAATTCGCCGGCAATTACCACGGCCATTCCGACGGTCTGCTCGCTGCCGCCGGGTCGGGCGTCGCTACGGGTGGCCTGCCCGGTTCTGCCGGTGTCCCCGAGGCCATCACCGCCCAGACGATCGTCCTGCCCTACAACGATGTTGAGGCCCTGCGCGCGTGCTTCGAGCAGGTGGGTGACAGTATCGCCGCCGTTATCTTCGAGGGTGCCCCCGCCAACATGGGCACGGTCCCGCCCCACCCCGGGTGGAACCGCGAGATCCGCCGGCTGTGCACCGCGCACGGCGCGCTCATGATCCTCGACGAGGTCCTCACCGGCTTCCGCGTTGACCCCGCCGGTTGGTGGGGCCTCGAGGCCGTGGCCGGGTGGGTCGACGGCGCGCCCTCGGGCCGCTACAGCGCAGGCTTCGTCGACGCGTCCTGCGTGGAGGGCGCCGACTGGGTGCCCGACCTGGTGACCTTCGGCAAGGTCGTGGGCGGCGGCATGCCCCTGGCGGCCGTTGCCGGGCGTGCGGACGTCATGGACCTGTTGGCTCCCCTGGGCCCTGTTTACCAGGCGGGCACGCTCTCGGGCAACCCCCTGGCCACGGTGGCCGGCCTGCGTACCCTCGAACTGGCTGATCAGGGCGTGTACGACCGCGTGAACGCCTCGGCCCAGGAGATCAGCACGATCGTGTCGGACGCGCTCAGCGCTGCCGGCGTCGCGCACCGTCTCCAGCGCACGGGATCCCTGTTCTCCGTCATGTTTGGCGAGGCCGCGGCCTCCTCGGGCGTGTACGACTACGACCAGGCGCGCGCCCAGGAGGCGTGGCGCTACGCCCCCTTCTTCCACTCCTTCCTGTCCTCGGGTGTGGCCCTGCCGCCCTCGGTGTACGAGGTGTGGTTCGTGTCCGGCGCTCACGGCGAGGCGGAGCTGGATGCTATTGCCGCCGCGGCTCCGGCGGCCGCGCAGGCGGCCGCTGCGGCTCAGCCCGAGTGA
- a CDS encoding cold-shock protein, producing MATGTIKWFNDAKGFGFITPDDESGDVFVHYSNIIGQSGRRTLLEGEKVEYEAIEGPKGLQAMNVARAE from the coding sequence ATGGCTACCGGGACCATCAAGTGGTTCAACGACGCCAAAGGCTTCGGATTCATCACTCCTGATGACGAATCCGGCGACGTCTTCGTGCACTATTCAAACATCATCGGCCAATCTGGGCGCCGTACTCTTCTAGAGGGCGAGAAGGTCGAATATGAGGCGATTGAAGGACCAAAGGGCCTCCAAGCTATGAATGTGGCACGAGCCGAGTGA
- a CDS encoding ABC transporter ATP-binding protein gives MISIENATFTYPGAPSPILTNVSFEVPERSLLAILGPNGAGKTTLLRTMIGLQKWDSGRTLIDGTPISSMSTRALGRVLSYVPQARNASNVALTGLEMVTVGRAPHMRTLTQPGAREERMARDVLDEVGASHLAEMPCATMSGGQFQMILIARALVADPRVLVLDEPETGLDFRNQLIVLGLLERLVRDRGLAVIMNTHYPAHALRVADQVALFSSTHEAVVGPASSVMNADTLARVFGVDVAIGSVAFEGEDVQAIVPVRLSGDK, from the coding sequence ATGATCAGCATCGAAAACGCGACCTTCACCTATCCGGGCGCACCCTCCCCAATCCTGACGAACGTGTCCTTCGAGGTGCCCGAGCGCTCGCTCCTGGCCATCCTGGGTCCGAACGGCGCCGGCAAGACGACGCTGCTGCGCACCATGATCGGCCTGCAGAAGTGGGACAGCGGGCGCACACTCATCGACGGCACCCCCATTTCGTCGATGTCGACCCGCGCGCTGGGCCGCGTCCTGTCCTACGTGCCGCAGGCCCGCAACGCATCGAACGTGGCGCTCACCGGCCTCGAGATGGTGACGGTCGGGCGCGCCCCGCACATGCGCACCCTCACACAGCCCGGAGCGCGCGAGGAACGCATGGCCCGCGACGTCCTCGACGAGGTGGGTGCCTCCCACCTGGCCGAGATGCCCTGCGCGACCATGTCGGGCGGCCAGTTTCAGATGATCCTCATCGCCCGCGCCCTCGTCGCCGACCCGCGCGTCCTCGTACTTGACGAGCCGGAGACCGGCCTCGATTTCCGCAACCAGCTGATCGTCCTGGGGCTCCTCGAGCGCCTTGTGAGGGACCGAGGCCTCGCCGTCATCATGAACACGCACTACCCGGCACACGCCCTGCGCGTCGCGGACCAGGTCGCGCTCTTCTCCTCCACTCACGAGGCCGTGGTCGGCCCGGCATCCTCCGTCATGAATGCGGACACCCTCGCGCGCGTCTTTGGCGTGGACGTGGCGATCGGGAGCGTCGCCTTCGAGGGAGAGGACGTGCAGGCGATCGTCCCAGTTCGACTGAGTGGAGATAAGTAG